A single window of Methylacidimicrobium sp. AP8 DNA harbors:
- the argJ gene encoding bifunctional glutamate N-acetyltransferase/amino-acid acetyltransferase ArgJ — protein sequence MKEDIVLVEGGGVTTPRGFLASGVGCGIKPGGKKDLSLICSERAGRVVGFFTQNRLPAAPVVLSRRHAALGTGRAVVINSGNANACTGSVGMANAAEMVNRVASGIGCPAEEVFVCSTGRIGVPLPMAKVRRGIDMALERLSPQGGKDAALGILTTDTCPKEMGLRIHLGEQELFLGGMAKGAGMIEPRLATMLCIVTTDADIAGDAFAVAARRAVAESFNRISIDGDCSTNDTVLLFANGLARNHTLTLDSSEFRLFQSALSLLTGRLARMIVEDGEGISKVVEVLVQGASDEEDAERAARAVARSLLVKCSWHGEDPNWGRILAAIGYSGAAVEGNRVDVFYNGVQAVAGGVRARTPARLVREAIRSPQFTILIDLGIGSGHFRLLTTDLTERYVRLNKGE from the coding sequence GTGAAGGAAGACATCGTCCTTGTGGAAGGGGGAGGTGTGACGACCCCGAGAGGATTTCTCGCTTCCGGGGTGGGCTGTGGGATCAAGCCGGGCGGGAAGAAGGATTTGTCGCTGATCTGCTCCGAGCGGGCCGGGCGGGTGGTGGGGTTCTTCACCCAGAACCGGTTGCCGGCGGCGCCGGTGGTGCTATCGCGGCGACACGCGGCGCTTGGGACTGGGCGGGCGGTCGTCATCAACTCCGGGAATGCCAATGCCTGCACCGGATCGGTAGGAATGGCCAATGCCGCCGAAATGGTTAACCGGGTGGCGTCGGGAATCGGCTGTCCTGCGGAGGAGGTCTTTGTCTGCTCCACGGGTCGCATCGGGGTCCCGCTTCCGATGGCGAAGGTGCGCAGGGGTATCGATATGGCTCTGGAGCGGTTGAGCCCGCAGGGCGGCAAGGATGCGGCGCTGGGAATTCTCACCACGGACACCTGCCCCAAGGAGATGGGGCTGCGGATCCACTTGGGTGAGCAGGAACTCTTCCTGGGCGGCATGGCAAAGGGTGCAGGAATGATCGAGCCGCGGCTGGCGACGATGCTCTGCATCGTCACCACTGATGCGGATATTGCGGGGGATGCCTTCGCCGTAGCCGCCCGTCGGGCGGTGGCCGAAAGCTTCAATCGGATCAGCATCGATGGCGATTGCTCGACGAACGACACGGTTCTGCTGTTCGCCAACGGTTTGGCGCGCAACCATACCCTGACTCTGGACAGCAGCGAGTTTCGGCTCTTCCAATCCGCCCTCTCCTTGCTCACGGGCCGGTTGGCGCGCATGATCGTGGAGGACGGCGAGGGAATCTCCAAAGTGGTCGAGGTCCTGGTGCAGGGTGCTTCCGACGAAGAGGATGCGGAAAGGGCGGCCCGGGCGGTGGCCCGTTCGCTTCTGGTGAAATGTTCCTGGCACGGAGAAGATCCGAATTGGGGGCGGATCCTCGCGGCGATCGGCTACTCGGGAGCGGCCGTGGAAGGGAACCGGGTGGATGTATTCTATAACGGGGTGCAGGCGGTGGCGGGCGGGGTGCGCGCCCGCACTCCGGCTCGCCTCGTGCGGGAGGCGATCCGCTCCCCGCAATTCACGATTCTTATCGATCTGGGGATCGGCTCGGGGCACTTCCGGCTCCTGACGACCGACCTCACGGAACGATACGTCCGCCTTAACAAGGGGGAGTAG